A genomic region of Mycobacterium sp. Aquia_213 contains the following coding sequences:
- a CDS encoding TetR/AcrR family transcriptional regulator: protein MPQATETASHGIRSRRRGEVLERALYEATLAELAEVGYGGLTMEGIAARAQTGKAALYRRWCSKHDLVHAALVFALPSLPEPRSGRSARDTLLTVFTAHRDVLAGKTAFPGLDIIHQLLHEPEMRAIFADAVVGPRLKIVDSILQTAVEAGDIDPATLTPLTARIGPALINHHFLLTGEPPNRRELALIVDTVIPPRASASSDD, encoded by the coding sequence ATGCCGCAAGCCACCGAAACAGCGTCGCATGGCATCCGCAGCCGTCGGCGCGGCGAGGTGCTCGAGCGTGCGCTCTACGAGGCGACGCTGGCCGAGCTGGCCGAGGTCGGATACGGCGGCCTGACGATGGAAGGCATCGCCGCCCGCGCTCAGACCGGCAAGGCCGCGCTGTACCGCCGCTGGTGCAGCAAGCACGACCTGGTGCACGCCGCGCTGGTCTTCGCGCTGCCGTCGCTGCCCGAACCACGATCCGGCCGGTCGGCGCGCGACACCCTGCTGACGGTGTTCACCGCGCATCGCGACGTGCTGGCCGGCAAGACGGCTTTTCCCGGCCTGGACATCATTCACCAGCTGCTGCACGAACCCGAGATGCGCGCCATCTTCGCCGACGCGGTGGTGGGCCCGCGGCTCAAGATCGTCGACTCGATCCTGCAAACCGCCGTCGAGGCCGGCGACATCGATCCGGCCACGCTGACCCCGCTGACCGCGCGCATCGGGCCCGCCCTGATCAATCATCACTTCCTGCTCACCGGCGAACCACCGAATCGGCGCGAGCTGGCGCTGATCGTCGATACCGTGATCCCGCCCCGCGCCTCGGCGTCCTCGGACGACTGA
- the mshB gene encoding N-acetyl-1-D-myo-inositol-2-amino-2-deoxy-alpha-D-glucopyranoside deacetylase — protein MPESPRLLFVHAHPDDESLSNGATIAHYAAQGAQVNVVTCTLGEEGEVIGDRWAELAFDRADQLGGYRIGELTAALQALGIGAPIYLGGAGRWRDSGMEGTEKRRRERFIDADEREAVGALVDIIRRLRPHVVVTYDPNGGYGHPDHIRAHTVTTAAVAAAGPGGNDYPGEPWEVPKFYWTVLAVNAFLAGWHALGPDDFLPGWTVPPQEEFDFGFSDDAIDAVVATGPDALAAKVAALAAHATQVIVGPTGRACALSNNMALPIIGDEHYVLVAGTAGDRDERGWETDLLAGLDLGGSATR, from the coding sequence ATGCCCGAGAGTCCGCGGCTGTTGTTCGTCCACGCACATCCCGACGACGAGAGTCTGAGCAACGGCGCCACCATCGCGCACTACGCCGCGCAAGGGGCCCAGGTGAACGTCGTGACCTGCACGCTGGGCGAAGAGGGCGAGGTCATCGGGGACCGCTGGGCCGAGCTCGCGTTCGATCGCGCCGACCAACTCGGCGGCTACCGCATCGGCGAACTCACCGCGGCATTGCAGGCGTTGGGCATCGGTGCACCCATCTATCTCGGCGGCGCGGGACGCTGGCGCGACTCCGGAATGGAAGGCACCGAGAAGCGCCGCCGCGAGCGCTTCATCGACGCCGACGAACGCGAGGCCGTCGGGGCGCTGGTCGACATCATTCGCCGGCTGCGCCCGCACGTCGTCGTCACCTACGACCCCAACGGCGGATACGGGCATCCCGACCACATCCGGGCCCACACCGTCACCACCGCCGCGGTCGCGGCGGCTGGGCCCGGGGGCAACGACTACCCCGGCGAGCCGTGGGAGGTGCCGAAGTTCTACTGGACGGTGCTCGCGGTCAATGCGTTCCTGGCCGGCTGGCACGCCCTGGGTCCCGACGACTTCCTGCCCGGCTGGACGGTCCCGCCGCAAGAGGAATTCGACTTCGGGTTCTCCGACGATGCCATCGACGCCGTCGTGGCGACTGGACCGGATGCGTTGGCCGCCAAGGTGGCAGCGCTCGCCGCGCACGCCACGCAGGTGATCGTCGGCCCGACCGGGCGGGCCTGCGCCCTGTCGAACAACATGGCACTGCCGATTATCGGCGACGAGCACTACGTTCTGGTGGCCGGCACCGCCGGGGATCGCGACGAGCGGGGCTGGGAAACCGATCTGCTCGCGGGACTGGATCTCGGCGGGTCCGCTACGCGGTAG
- a CDS encoding bifunctional FO biosynthesis protein CofGH produces MLGRADEIRSWGSYTKVPLTPGEEPTALPNPVVPPKVSASALRRVLRRARDGVALNIDEAAVAMTARGADLADLCASAARVRDAGLESAGRHGPDGRLPITYSRKVFIPITHLCRDNCHYCTFVTVPGKLRAQGAGMYLEPDEILDIARRGAELGCKEALFTLGDRPEDRWPEAREWLDERGYNSTLSYVRAMAIRVLEETGLLPHLNPGVMSWSEMSLLKPVAPSMGMMLETTSRRLFETKGLAHYGSPDKDPAVRLRTLTDAGRLSIPFTTGLLVGIGETLVERADTLHAIRKSHKEFGHVQEVIVQNFRAKQHTAMAGVPDAGIDDYLATIAVARLVLGPGMRIQAPPNLVSREECLALVGAGVDDWGGVSPLTPDHVNPERPWPALDELAAVTAEAGFDLVQRLTAQPKYVQAGAAWIDPRVSGHVAALADPATGLARDVNPVGMPWQEPDEAQSSGRVDLNAAIDTEGRNSEARSDLDSAFGDWESIRAHVHELSAAAPERIDTDVLAALRSAERNPAGCTDDEYLALATADGPALEAVAALADSLRRDTVGDDVTFVVNRNINFTNICYTGCRFCAFAQRKGDADAYSLSAAEVADRAWEAHVEGATEVCMQGGIDPELPVTGYADLVRAVKARVPSMHVHAFSPMEIANGVTKSGLSVREWLISLREAGLGTIPGTAAEILDDEVRWVLTKGKLPTSMWIDIVSTAHEVGLRSSSTMMYGHVDSPRHWVGHLNVLREIQDRTGGFTEFVPLPFVHQSSPLYLAGAARPGPTHRDNRAVHALARIMLHGRISQIQTSWVKLGTERTQVMLNGGANDLGGTLMEETISRMAGSEYGSAKTAAELAAIAHGIGRPARQRTTDYSPLAA; encoded by the coding sequence ATGTTGGGACGCGCGGATGAAATTCGATCGTGGGGAAGTTACACCAAGGTGCCGCTGACTCCGGGCGAGGAGCCCACCGCCCTGCCTAATCCCGTCGTTCCGCCGAAGGTCAGCGCGTCCGCACTGCGGCGTGTACTGCGCCGGGCGCGCGACGGTGTGGCCCTCAACATCGACGAGGCCGCCGTGGCGATGACCGCCCGCGGTGCCGACCTCGCCGACTTGTGTGCGAGCGCGGCGCGGGTGCGTGACGCGGGTCTGGAGTCCGCGGGCAGACACGGCCCCGACGGTCGGCTGCCGATCACCTATTCGCGCAAGGTGTTCATCCCCATCACTCATCTGTGCCGGGACAACTGCCACTACTGCACGTTTGTCACGGTGCCGGGCAAACTTCGCGCCCAGGGTGCCGGGATGTATCTGGAGCCCGACGAGATCCTCGACATCGCCCGGCGCGGTGCCGAACTCGGTTGCAAGGAAGCACTATTCACCCTCGGCGACCGGCCGGAGGACCGGTGGCCCGAGGCCCGCGAGTGGCTCGATGAGCGCGGCTACAACTCGACGTTGTCCTATGTGCGCGCGATGGCGATCCGCGTGCTGGAGGAAACCGGGCTGTTGCCGCACCTGAATCCGGGCGTGATGAGCTGGTCGGAGATGTCGCTGCTGAAGCCGGTGGCGCCGTCGATGGGCATGATGCTCGAGACGACGTCGCGTCGGCTTTTCGAAACGAAAGGGCTTGCGCACTATGGCAGCCCGGACAAAGACCCGGCGGTGCGGCTGCGGACGCTGACCGACGCGGGTCGGTTGTCGATTCCGTTCACCACCGGCCTGCTGGTCGGCATCGGGGAGACGCTGGTCGAACGTGCCGACACCTTGCATGCGATTCGCAAGTCGCACAAGGAGTTCGGCCATGTCCAAGAAGTGATCGTGCAGAATTTCCGGGCCAAGCAACACACCGCGATGGCCGGGGTTCCCGACGCCGGCATCGACGATTACCTGGCGACGATCGCGGTGGCACGCTTGGTGCTCGGGCCCGGCATGCGTATCCAGGCGCCGCCGAATCTGGTGTCCCGCGAGGAGTGCCTGGCGCTGGTCGGCGCGGGCGTCGACGACTGGGGCGGCGTTTCACCGCTGACGCCCGACCACGTCAACCCGGAACGGCCCTGGCCCGCTCTGGATGAGCTGGCCGCCGTGACCGCCGAAGCGGGATTCGACTTGGTCCAGCGGTTGACCGCGCAGCCCAAATACGTGCAGGCGGGCGCCGCCTGGATCGACCCGCGGGTGTCCGGGCATGTTGCGGCACTGGCCGATCCGGCGACCGGCCTGGCTCGCGACGTCAACCCCGTCGGCATGCCGTGGCAGGAGCCCGACGAGGCACAGTCGAGCGGGCGCGTCGATCTCAACGCCGCGATCGACACCGAGGGGCGTAACAGCGAAGCGCGTAGTGATCTCGACAGTGCGTTCGGGGACTGGGAGTCGATCCGTGCGCACGTGCACGAGCTTTCCGCCGCGGCCCCCGAGCGCATCGACACCGACGTGCTGGCCGCGCTGCGATCGGCCGAACGCAACCCTGCCGGCTGCACCGACGACGAGTACTTGGCGTTGGCCACGGCCGACGGTCCGGCGCTGGAAGCGGTTGCTGCGCTGGCGGATTCGTTGCGCCGTGACACCGTCGGTGATGACGTGACGTTCGTGGTGAACCGCAACATCAACTTCACCAACATCTGCTACACCGGTTGCCGGTTCTGTGCTTTCGCGCAGCGCAAGGGCGACGCCGACGCGTATTCGCTGTCGGCGGCCGAGGTCGCCGATCGCGCCTGGGAGGCGCACGTCGAAGGCGCGACCGAGGTGTGCATGCAGGGCGGGATCGACCCCGAGCTGCCGGTCACCGGCTACGCCGACCTGGTGCGCGCCGTCAAAGCCCGGGTCCCGTCGATGCACGTGCACGCGTTCTCCCCGATGGAGATCGCCAACGGGGTGACCAAGAGCGGGTTGAGCGTTCGCGAGTGGCTGATCAGCCTGCGCGAAGCCGGGCTGGGAACCATCCCGGGCACCGCCGCTGAGATCCTCGACGACGAAGTGCGCTGGGTGCTCACCAAGGGCAAGTTGCCCACGTCGATGTGGATCGACATCGTCAGCACCGCGCATGAGGTGGGTCTGCGGTCGTCGTCGACGATGATGTACGGACACGTCGACAGTCCCCGGCATTGGGTCGGCCACCTCAACGTGTTGCGCGAAATCCAGGACCGCACCGGCGGTTTCACCGAGTTCGTGCCGTTGCCGTTCGTGCATCAGAGTTCGCCGTTGTATCTGGCCGGCGCGGCCCGTCCGGGGCCTACCCATCGCGACAATCGGGCGGTACACGCGTTGGCGCGAATCATGTTGCACGGGCGCAT